Proteins encoded in a region of the Thermocaproicibacter melissae genome:
- a CDS encoding glycerol-3-phosphate acyltransferase, with protein MSDFFHSYVFFTLIGFLSGSVMYSYSLPKLLKGIDIREKAPDRNPGGANAILAAGKPIGLLCIFLDVLKAFLPVYAAVTYAGITGAQLIPVVVAPVLGHAFSPFLRFRGGKAVASFYGVLLGLWPVSHILILPAINMFLFKFIFVTTPDSVCVFVSLFFTCCAMFFVEPNIFVRTALFLIGAIVVYKIARNPNQGKITVKFGGHVLLTADFLPKFRRP; from the coding sequence ATGTCCGATTTTTTCCATTCTTATGTGTTTTTCACGCTGATCGGATTTTTGTCTGGATCGGTGATGTATTCTTATAGCTTACCGAAGCTCCTGAAAGGTATTGATATCCGCGAGAAAGCGCCCGACCGAAACCCGGGCGGTGCCAATGCGATTCTTGCCGCAGGAAAGCCAATTGGTCTTCTTTGCATTTTTCTTGATGTTTTAAAAGCTTTTCTGCCTGTGTACGCGGCGGTTACATACGCAGGAATCACCGGTGCGCAGCTGATTCCGGTGGTTGTGGCGCCGGTGCTCGGCCATGCATTTTCGCCATTCCTGCGTTTTCGAGGCGGTAAAGCCGTTGCCTCTTTTTACGGCGTTCTGCTTGGTCTTTGGCCGGTGAGCCATATTCTGATTCTGCCGGCAATCAATATGTTCCTTTTCAAATTCATTTTTGTAACAACTCCTGATTCTGTCTGCGTTTTTGTCAGTTTGTTTTTTACTTGCTGCGCGATGTTTTTTGTGGAACCGAATATCTTTGTGCGTACTGCGCTCTTTCTGATTGGAGCCATTGTAGTTTATAAAATTGCGCGGAATCCGAATCAAGGAAAAATTACCGTTAAGTTTGGAGGTCATGTTCTGTTAACGGCAGATTTTCTGCCGAAATTCCGGCGCCCATAA